The Planctellipticum variicoloris DNA window CCTGCAGCGGGCGGCGAAACTTCCAAGGCCGCCGAGGCGGTCGAAGGGGCGAAGACGCCTGCACCTTCCGCGAAACCGGATGAGGCCGAAGCGGCGGAAAAGAAGGCGGATGGACCTGCTCCGGCGGAGAAGCCGAAGGAGGAGGCCAAGCCCGACGCAGCCCCGGAGAAACCTGCGGCTGAAGAGAAGAAACCGGAGTAAGCCGGGACCGTCAGACGACTGAAAATTCTGCAGGGGCCGGCGACCACTCCGAGAGGTCGCCGGTCTGCTGTTTTCCCAGCCTGTTGCAGGTGAGTCGCCGTGCTGCTGAGCATGACCGGATTTGGAGAGTCGCGGAGCCAGTCGGGAGACTGGCATCTGGCGGTCGAGCTCCGCAGCATCAACAACCGGCACTTCAAGTTGAATCTGCGCTGCCCGGACGGTTTTTTTCACTATGAGGCGGATCTTGAGCGGCTGCTGCGCGAGACGATTTCGCGCGGGACCGTATCGCTGACGATCCGCCTGGATTCGGCGGGGGGGGCGGGAGCTCCGCGTCTCAATCGCGATGTGATGCTGTCATACTGGAATCAGTTGCGGGATCTGTCGGTCGACCTGGGGGCGCCGCATACGCCGGCCGTCGCTGAGCTGCTGCAACTGCCGGGGGTGCTCGACGACGGGCGACTGACGGCGGAGCAGGTGGAGGCGTTGTGGCCCTTCGTGCAGGAGGGGGTTCGTGCGGCCGTCGTCCGGCTGGATGAATTCCGGCAGCGGGAAGGGGCGGCGATGGCGGCCGATCTGCGGACGCAGTGCGAGGCGATCGAGAAGACGCTGGGGGAAGTGGTGACGATCGCACCGCAAGTGATCACCGACTATCGGGACAAGCTGCAGCAGCGGGTGCAGAAGCTGCTCGAAGGGACGGGGATCACTCTGGAGCAGGACAACCTGATCCGCGAGGTGGCGTTTTTCGCGGACCGCTGCGACATCAACGAGGAGATTACCCGGCTGCGGAGTCATATCGAACAGTTTCTGGGGCTGCTGGCGGCGAAAACGTCGCAGGGTCGGAAGCTGGAGTTCCTGTGCCAGGAGATGTTCCGCGAATCGAACACGATCGGGTCGAAGGCCAATCACGTGGGAGTCGGCCATGCGGCGGTCGACATGAAGACCTGCATCGAGCGGATCCGGGAAGTGATTGCGAATATCGAGTAGCTGGATTTGAAGACGACGATTTCTCGCAGAGATGCAGAGCGGAGCGCAGAGGGCGAAGAGAAGAAGACGGTTCACCGCGGAGGACGCGGAGGACGCGGAGAAGAGAAGGCGGCGAAAAAAAGAGGACGGGTACTACGGACTGAGGAAGGCATTGAAGACGTTCCCAGGCCGAGCTTGGGAACGAGGAAAGATTTCACGCAACGACGCAGAAAAGAACGCGACGACGCAATAAGTCGAGAGACAAGAGTTGAGAGCCAGACGCGTGGCGAATTGGTTCTGGCGATAAGCGATAAGCGATCGGCCTTCTGGCTACTCGCGATTCCCTATTCGCTGCATGCAACACGCACAACGGGAAGAATGAAACGGTGGGTGGGGATCACGGATTTCAGGTGGTTGTGCTGTCCGGTCCCAGCGGGAGCGGGAAGACGACCATTGTGGAGCGGTTGATTCAGGACGCGCCGGTGAAGCTGATCAAGTCGGTTTCGGCGACGACGCGGGCTCCGCGCAAGGGAGAAGTCGAGGGTGAAGCGTATTATTTCCTGAGTGCTGAAGAGTTCGCGGCCCGCCAGGAGCGGGGAGAATTTCTGGAGACGGCGGAGGTTTTCGGGGCGGGGTACTGGTACGGGACGCTGAAGTCGGAACTGGAGCGGGCGAAAACGCAGGGAGGCTGGTCGTTTCTGGAAATTGACGTGCAGGGGGCGCTGCGGATCATGGAGCAGTACCCGGAGGCGATCACGATTTTCCTGGAGCCCCCTTCGCTGGAAGTGTGCGAGCAGCGGCTGCGGGCGCGGGGGACGGAGACGGAAGAGGTGATTCAGCGGCGATTGCGGAAGGTGACCGAGGAGTTGCAGCAGGCGGATCGATATCGTTACCGGGTCGTCAACGACGAGCTGGACCAGGCGTTGGCCGAGATTCGCGGCATTCTGAAAGAGCGTAAAGCGGGAAGCTGAGAGCGGAAAGCCGGAGAGTTCAATAGCGCGATGCGGAGCATCACGGAAAGGAGTTCCCGGACAGAGCCTGGGAACGAGCAAAGCGGAAGACTGAAGAGAAGAGGTTCACCGCGGAGACGCGGAGGTCGCGGAGAAGAGAAGGCGGAGAAGACCTGAGAGTTTACCGCACGATGCAAAGTGACGAAATGTCGAATGTCGAAGGCGGAATGTCGAACCAGAGCCAAGAGATGGAACGACAAGTCTTGCCGTGGCTTTTACGACTGACCACGGACGACTGACGACTGACAAAGAATTAATCACGAATGACCAATCACCACCGAAAGGGAGCCTGCTGATGTTGGAAGAGCTGAAGGAAGAGGGGATCGTGAACAAGGTTGGCGGACGGTTCAAGCTGTCGACGCTGATCCAGAAGCGGATGGTGGCGTTGAACCGCGGAGCGCGGCCGCTGGTTGAGATGCAGACCAAGAATCCGATGGAAATCGTCGTGCAGGAAATTCTGCAGGATAAAATTTTCCTGGACACGTCGGGCGAGATGCGGACGCGCGAAGCGGCGCCGCGCGTCGACGCCGGTCCGTCGCTGGAAGATATGTAGCGGAAAGCTGAGAGCGGAAAGCGAGAAGCCGGGCGTTCCCAGGCGGAGCCTGGGAACAAGGAGTCGCGGGTGAGCTGTGCCCGCCTTCTTTTCGTCTGGCGATTTGCTGGTGGGCACAGCCCACGCTACCGGAGAAGCTCCGATGGAAGGTCGTGAGATCCTGCTGGGGGTGACGGGGGGGATCGCGGCCTATAAGACTGCGGATCTCTGCAGCAAGCTGGTACAGGCCGGGGCGCGGGTGACGGTCGTGATGACCGACGCCGCGACGCGGTTCGTCGGTCCGACGACGTTTGAAGCGCTGACGGGCCGGCCGGTCTATCGTGAGATTTTCGAGCCGCAGGAGCACTTCCGGGGGGAGCATATCGGTCTGGCTCAGCGGGCCGAGCTGATGGTGGTCGCACCGGCGAGCGCCCATTTTCTGGCCCAGGTCGCTCACGGATTCGCCGGGGACCTGTTGAGCACGCTGACGCTGACGATCACGTGCCCGCTGCTGGTCGCTCCGGCGATGAACACTGAGATGTGGAACAAGCCGTCGGTGCAGCGGAACCTGGCTCAGTTGCGGGCCGACGGTGTGCTGCTGGCAGAGCCTGGGAGCGGCTGGCTCAGTTGCGGGCAGGTGGGGCCGGGGCGGATGGCGGAGCCGGGGGAGCTCCTGGAGCGGATCAGGGGGCTGTTTGCAACTGCGGCCGACGAAGGCAGTGCAAAGTGAAAAATGCAAAATGAGAAGTGCAAAGTGGGAAGACGTGGCGGGCGGCGAGTGGGGAATTCCGTACGACGGACGTCCACGTCCGTCGCTGCATGTCGACGGCCTGCCGGATTCGATCGGATGATGCGGGGTACGACGGACGTGGACGTCCATCGTACGGATGCGACAATGTATTGAGACCACGCCCATCGGAGACTCTGGGCGTGCCACCCGGCGTTGAATGCGTTGGGAGAGATGCCGAGGGTGGAACGCGATGCGGATTTTGATTACGGCGGGGCCGACGCGCGAGTAT harbors:
- a CDS encoding YicC/YloC family endoribonuclease gives rise to the protein MLLSMTGFGESRSQSGDWHLAVELRSINNRHFKLNLRCPDGFFHYEADLERLLRETISRGTVSLTIRLDSAGGAGAPRLNRDVMLSYWNQLRDLSVDLGAPHTPAVAELLQLPGVLDDGRLTAEQVEALWPFVQEGVRAAVVRLDEFRQREGAAMAADLRTQCEAIEKTLGEVVTIAPQVITDYRDKLQQRVQKLLEGTGITLEQDNLIREVAFFADRCDINEEITRLRSHIEQFLGLLAAKTSQGRKLEFLCQEMFRESNTIGSKANHVGVGHAAVDMKTCIERIREVIANIE
- a CDS encoding DNA-directed RNA polymerase subunit omega — encoded protein: MLEELKEEGIVNKVGGRFKLSTLIQKRMVALNRGARPLVEMQTKNPMEIVVQEILQDKIFLDTSGEMRTREAAPRVDAGPSLEDM
- the gmk gene encoding guanylate kinase encodes the protein MGGDHGFQVVVLSGPSGSGKTTIVERLIQDAPVKLIKSVSATTRAPRKGEVEGEAYYFLSAEEFAARQERGEFLETAEVFGAGYWYGTLKSELERAKTQGGWSFLEIDVQGALRIMEQYPEAITIFLEPPSLEVCEQRLRARGTETEEVIQRRLRKVTEELQQADRYRYRVVNDELDQALAEIRGILKERKAGS
- a CDS encoding phosphopantothenoylcysteine decarboxylase, translating into MEGREILLGVTGGIAAYKTADLCSKLVQAGARVTVVMTDAATRFVGPTTFEALTGRPVYREIFEPQEHFRGEHIGLAQRAELMVVAPASAHFLAQVAHGFAGDLLSTLTLTITCPLLVAPAMNTEMWNKPSVQRNLAQLRADGVLLAEPGSGWLSCGQVGPGRMAEPGELLERIRGLFATAADEGSAK